A portion of the Actomonas aquatica genome contains these proteins:
- a CDS encoding RNA-binding S4 domain-containing protein, translating into MSNTVDVREEPTELYKILKLANLVGSGGEAKFVIAEGLVQVNGEVETRKRRKTMAGDVVSFDGQSVTVRLRAEKD; encoded by the coding sequence ATGAGTAACACCGTCGACGTGCGCGAAGAGCCGACCGAGCTCTACAAGATCCTCAAGCTGGCCAATCTGGTGGGCAGTGGCGGCGAAGCGAAGTTCGTCATCGCCGAAGGGTTGGTGCAGGTGAACGGCGAGGTGGAGACGCGCAAGCGGCGCAAAACGATGGCGGGAGACGTGGTGAGTTTTGACGGCCAGAGCGTGACGGTGCGCCTGCGGGCGGAAAAAGACTGA